In Mesoplodon densirostris isolate mMesDen1 chromosome 15, mMesDen1 primary haplotype, whole genome shotgun sequence, the DNA window CGTACCTGGGCGGGGGTGGCACGGGCCTTTGAACACTAAAGCAGAGCCCATGAGCTTGATTGGGTCCGTGATATGGATCCTGTCCCAGGATGACAACCTTCACCTGTGAACACCAGATGGCGAGGATCAAACACTATAGTACAGGCAGTCTGAACGGACACCTGGCTGGCTGATAACTTATACAGAGGGGCACTATGAGGACAAGGGCAGGCCCCCCTCCCGGCCCAACTAAGAGCCCCCCGAAGGGAGCAGGTGACTTGGCACCATCACTCTGCATCACCCAGTTATCCTTCCCTCAGTCATCTGCTGCAGCGCCCCCTCCCTTCTCTGACCCACGTGTCTGAAACAAGCTGGGGTCAACTTTGCTTTCATCCCCTTCAGTTTtcaaattacaaaaggaaatacGCCCTTGTCACAAGTACGACCATCCAGAAACAAGATCTCCCGGTCATCCCTACCCCGTCCTGATTCAACCATTTATAATCACCTATTGATATATAATGAGGGTCACTGTACTCATCACCCTACATTTTTGTGTTTCTCACATCATACACTGCAGGCCTCCTTTAAGTCAACAGAGCTCAGTTGTTGATGGGCAATCAGCTGGTTTCCcagtttttcccttaaaaaaataatgcagtaaACATCCTACTACATGTATCTTTACAGACTGCTGCTTTCATTTCTATGGAATAGATTCAGAAGAGTGGAGTTGGTGGTCACAGTAtaagtgtatttaaaattttcatcgaCATATGCCAAATTGCTTTTCCACGAGCTGAAGAAACTCCAGTTGCCCAGCAGCAGCATATGAAGGAGCCTGTTCCCCTGGACGGGTACGCTGCGGAGATACCGTGGGTTCAGCTCCAGACTGTCTCACTAAGCAAACATCACAATAAAACAAGTGAcgtaaattttttggtttcctagtgcatacACGATAtggtagtctattaagtgtgcaactgCATGTCAAAAAAAAGTACgtatcttatttattattattattattttttttgcggtacgcaggcctctcactattgtggcctctcccgttgtggagcatgggctccggacgcacaggctcagcggccatggctcatgggcccagccgctccgtggcatgtgggatcttcccggaacggggcacgaacccgtgtcccctgcatcggcaggcggactcccaaccactgcgccaccagggaagcccaaaagtacgAATCTTAATTAGAAAgtactttattactaaaaaatgctaaccatcattcGACAATgaaaggttgccacaaaccttcgatTTGTAAAAATCGCAGGATccgcaaagcacaataaaacaaggtctgcCTGTGTCCTCTTAAGGGATGGAACCAGAGGAGAATGAGGTCACTGTCACCGTCAGTGGTGTGAAAATACTCCTAGGCCTTTTGATCGGGTGCCCGCCCACCCACCTCTCTTCATTCCCACATTTCTGCCGTGTTCCTTCTTAAGACTCTCCTTCCGTAGCCAACATACACTTTATCCTTCAAAATCCAGCTTCAGACGTTCCCACAATCGGGCAGCTTTCATGGGCCTCTCCGTTCCTCCGGATGGTACTCACACTGCCCCTGGCATATTCTCCAACATGAAGCAACCTGTCCGAGCGGGGAAGCTTTCCGGTTCTGGTCCTGGATAAGGACCTCAGAGGAGCCAGGTAACATCCCCGACCCTCCACATGCTCATTGGCAAAGAAGCCCCACTGGGCCATCTGATCCTCAGAAGTCTCATGCACTTTTCTTAGTCTTTCTTTACAATATTGCTCATTGGTACTCAAAACAGGACATACTTCAAACAAGGGGCAAACTAGTACTGAATTTAATAGGacttgttttttaactttataaacaaGGAGGTACGTTCGAAGTGCTTGCTCTGAAATGAAAATTGTGAAGTCTGCTAAATATTAGGAGTGTCAGCCTTATCACGATGGCTTCTTCAACAATTTCAATTCTCTTTGATTTAACAGGTACTTATTAAATCACGGGATTCCTACCCTCAGCTTACAAAATCAGTAAGgcaaaaggagaacaaaaaaatgGAACACCTCCAATGCAAGCAGATACTAAAAACCCACATCACAAAGGAAACCCACATCACAAATATAGTGGGGGACAGGCCTCCTTCCGGGAGGTGCCAGAGATGCATCTAGTTGGTTTTCAAAAGACAGAAGTGAGGAGAGGGTCACCGCCCTGTCCAGCTCCAAAGGAGGAGAATGGAAGGTGGAGGTGAGGCTGGGAAGCAGGAGGTGGCCATATTCACCCTCAGCTTTCAAAGTTTGCACCGTGGGAAGCCACAAACAAGCTTCTGACAGCGAGCAGCCATTGTATACATTGAACCGAAGCAAAGGAATGTGTTAACAGGAGATGTGTTCAGGCCAGGGGTCAAGAGTTTGAAAGCATCAACCGTAAAGGATGGTGTGGTCAGACAGAAAGAACACTGAGCTGCAAGTCAAGGTGGGACTGCTGACAACCACTTGAAAAAGACTTAACTGcttcgtgcctcagtttcctcaccaccACATTTTACCTCTGACGGGCATGGGGTCGGtttaaggataaaataaaatacaagtgaGAGCATACAGACCCACGGTTTAcgtacatactttttttttgctatatgaaCGGCACACAGTAAAAGTTAAACAGGGTACATATAGGCTAAAATACAGCCCGCCAAACCTCacaatttcagtattttatttattactgaaTTATGGACAGTGGCTTAACTCCAGTGTCCCTAATTAAAAACTACCATTTGAGTCCTACTCCCCTTTTAGTAAAAGTCATCCACAACTTGTACTTACATCTCTTATGTCACACATTTGGGTCCATGTGAAGACTTGCTGCGGGGGTGGGTAAACAGtgtaatgttttctttcttctgcaacAAATCCCATAAGCTGATGGAAAGATAAGCTAGATTTACAATCAGATTCTCACTGGAAAGCATAAGAATTCAATAAGAAAGCTTCTAATGCAAGCTACTGGAAGAGCTCTTAGCTAGCTCTTTGCCAAGTTTTATATCCAAATTCTGCGTAAAAATCAAAACAGTTCCCCTCCCGACATTCTAattcccttcccctttctctgGGCTGGGTCAGAGTTGATTGGCCTGGCAGCCTTGATTTCCGGCAGCTGCCAACCCCTCCCTCTTTTGTTTaaagggcaggtttcattcagtCGGGTTTGTGGTTTTACCAGGCCACTCTTTCCTAGGGAGCAGACTAAACAAACGGGTTAAAAGAAGCTATGATATCACCtcatagtcttttaaaaatcttaaactgGGCAGATTCAAAACATCATGGCTGCATGTTGAAGGAGGGAAAGTAGGAGCTCACGAAAGCAATATCCTATAAACGTGGGCTTGGCCTGCTATATTTACAAGTGCCCGCAGTCTCCAACTTTACCTTAATAAAATATGGTTTCCCGAACTCCCCGCTGAGGTGCTTCTTCCAACTCTCACCAAAACCTACAGGCACATTGCGCGCTGCGAGTCTGAGCAGCGCGGCGGCTTTGTTCCTCTGGATGCGGACCAACTGCTCGGGGCTCAGTGGCGACGAGGGCGGCGTGCCAGGCTCCTCCTGCCCGGCCCGGATCTTCTTGGCGGGGCTGGCCTGCAAGTGGTCCCCGCAGAAACGGGTCACGAGCTGCAGCGGGCCTCTCCCGGGAGCCAGCAGCTTCCGTCCCCAACCTAACAGCCCAGGGTAGAGGACACCCATTCTTGGGGTTTCAGCCCCGCTCGGCAGCTCCGTACAAAACCGGACTCTGGAAACCCAGGGCTGATCCCAGTCCTGCACTAACAGGCCGCTGCCCCAAATTTCGAGTTTGGTTCCAAAACAGGGCAGGAAAAGGTCTGTGAGCAAGGCCCGCAGCGCCTCGCTACGGGTTCGCGGAGAAGGGGCCCAGCACCCAGGGCCCCGCCCCGCGGGTCCCGCCACTAGCGTCCCCACGCGGTCTTTTCGCGGCAAAAACCCTCCCCTCCAggacccaccccctccctcctctgattGGAGGGTGGGCCGGACCCTCGCCTCTGATTGGCGCCGTGGGCCCCGAGGTTCGCCTCCATTGGCTGATCCCTCAGCATGGCCGCCGATGGGGCGCCAAGGCGGCTATTTTGAACACGTGAAGGCCCCAGTTTACCCATTCAGCCCCATGTTCCTTCAACCCCTCGGTCGCGCGGGGTCCGCCGCCCTCCTCGCCCTCTTCGCCTTCCtcactctcccttccccctgACCCCCGGCCCCACAAGCGGTCCCCGCCGCGCCTTACCGCCGCATCCCCGCTCTCAGCTACCGCCGCCACGCCGTTCCACTGCTCGGCCGGCTCGGAGCTGCAGGCACGTCGCTTCCTGGCGGGGCTCGGGGAGAAGAAGGAGTAGAGGGTCTTCTGGCCAATCATCCTGGAGCCGAGGAGGGAGCGAACGCGCGCTGCCCGGGGACCCGCGAGTTTGGCGATAGCTGCGGCGGTCAGCAATTGGCGCCAAGCAACCCGCGCATGCTCCgaccggggggtgggggtgggcgagGGGGCAGCGGAGGGCCTAGTGCGCATGTGTGGGAGGGGCCGATGGGCAAGGTCCCTGGGGAGAAGTGGGGCTCCGAAAGGTCTTTAGAGCGGGCGGGGTTCCTTAGGTCGGTTCACTCAGATGTTTACTCTTTCATTCATTATTCTCACCCATCATACCTCTGCCTTGGGCAGGTCCCTCCACCTCTTAGCCGGTGAAGGAACTTAAAAGTACCCGCCCCGTAGGGTCTTTTGTGGGAGTGAAATTAGCTTTAAAATAGTAATTGTTTTGCTTTTAGTTGTCCAATTTTCACAACCTGTTTTACTGACGACAAAATAAGGCCTAGAGGCCTAACCTGTAAGGTTTGAGGGAGACTTTAACAGAGGTCATAAAGGTTAAACTCCAAACTAGTCATCCTCTGAAAGACATCCCCATACACCTGGgattcttcccctctccctccctccccacatccaGACTGGGGACAGGTCCTCTTGGGTCTATCTCCATAATAAAGCCCAAATTCAAATGCTGCTCTCAATCTCTGGTCTACTAACTACAGTCCCAGCGGGTCTTCTCTTTTCCTACCTAatcatcttttttaaatgtaaattacacCATAATAATCCCCAGGTTAAAATCCTATAGTTTCCAAATATGTTTGGAATAAATCCTTGCTTCTACATACATACAGATGGTtaacaggcacaggaaaagatgctcaacatctctaattattagagaaatgcaaattaaaactacaatgaggtatcacctcacaccagtcagaatggccatcattaaagtgTCTACAAgtagtaaatgctggagatggtgtggagaaaaaggaccccttctacactgttggtgggaatgtaaattggtgcagccactatggagaccagtatggaggttccctaaagaaactaaaaatagagttatcatatgatccaacaatcccactcctgggcatatatagggaaaaaactctaattcgaaaaggtatatgcaccccaatgttcatagcagcactatttacaatagccaagacatggaagcaacctaaacgtccattgacagataaatggataaagaagctgtggtatatacacacaatggaatattagccgtAACAAAGAacgaataatgccatttgcaacaacatggatggacctagagattatcatactgagtgaagtcagagaaagacaaatatcatgatatcacttatatgtggaatctaaaaacgtGATAGAAATaaacgtatttacaaaacagaaatagactcacagaca includes these proteins:
- the UNG gene encoding uracil-DNA glycosylase — its product is MIGQKTLYSFFSPSPARKRRACSSEPAEQWNGVAAVAESGDAAASPAKKIRAGQEEPGTPPSSPLSPEQLVRIQRNKAAALLRLAARNVPVGFGESWKKHLSGEFGKPYFIKLMGFVAEERKHYTVYPPPQQVFTWTQMCDIRDVKVVILGQDPYHGPNQAHGLCFSVQRPVPPPPSLENIYKELSTDIDGFVHPGHGDLSGWARQGVLLLNAVLTVRAHQANSHKERGWEQFTDAVVSWLNQNSNGLVFLLWGSYAQKKGSAIDRKRHHVLQTAHPSPFSVYRGFFGCRHFSKTNELLQKSGKEPINWKDL